The segment CATCCAGATGAAGCCGAGCGCGAACATCATCGGCGTGCGCATCTGCAGGTGTCCGTTCCAGATCGTGCCGATCCAGTTGAAGATCTTCACGCCGGTCGGGACGGCGATCGCCATCGTCGCGAGCGCGAACGCAGCCGTCGCCACCGTGCCCATGCCGGTGGTGAACATGTGGTGACTCCACACGCCGAAACCGAGGAAGCCGATGGCCGCGCCCGAGAAGACGACGATTGGATAGCCGAAGAGCGGCTTGCGGGAGAACGTCGGCAGGATTTCTGACACGATCCCCATCGCGGGCAGGATCAGGATGTAGACCTCCGGGTGGCCGAAGATCCAGAACAGGTGCTGCCACAGGATGGGCATGCCGCCGTTCGAAACCTCGAAGAAGTTCGTGCCGAACTGGCGGTCCATCATCAGCTCGACCAGCGCGATGGTGATGGCGGGGAACGAGAGGATGATGAGGAACGACGTGATCAGCGTCATCCACGTGAACACCGGCACCCGCATCATCGTGAGACCGGGCGCGCGCAGGTTGATGATCGTGACGATGAAGTTCAGCGCGGCGGCGATGGAGGCAACGCCGAGGAGCTGCAGGCCCATCACCCAGAAATCCACCGAGTTTTGCGGAATAAAATTGCGCGACGTCAGCGGCGCGTAGCCGAACCAGCCGGCGTTGGGCGCGCCATCGGGCAGGAACCAGCCGATGTTCACGATGATGGCGCCGGCGACGAAGGTCCAAAGCGAGAAGGCGTTGAGCCGCGGGAAAGCCACGTCGCGCGCGCCGATTTGCAGCGGCATGATGAAATTGAAGAACGCGGCGCCGATCGGCATGACGGCGAGGAAGATCATCGTCGTGCCGTGCATCGTGAACATCGTGTTGTACTGCTGCGCCGTCAGCAGATCGTTGTTCGGAAACATCAGCTGCAGACGGATCAGCAGCGCCTCGAAGCCGCCCACGAGGAAGAAGAACAGCCCGAAGAAGCCGTAGAGGAAACCAATCCGCTTGTGATCGACGGTCGTGAGCCAGCTCATCAGCCCGGTCTTCGCGGTGGGGCGCCAGAAAACGAGCGGCTTGGCGGGAGCCTTGGGTTGAGTGGCAATGAAGGGCGACTTGACGGTGGCGTCCATGTGGCGGGAAAGGTGGGTGGGAGCGGGGAAGGGAGCCGGGGGGCGAGGTGGGCCGCGGGGGCGGTCACTTCAAACTTTGGAGATAGGCGACGAGGGCGGTGACGTCGTCGGGTGTCAGCTGGATATTGTTTTTCTGATAGCCCTCGGTCCACATGCGGTTGCCGGGTTTCACGACGTTCGGGTGGGCCAGCCAGCGGGCGAGCTGCTCGGGCGTGTTTTGCAGCAGGCCGGCCGCGATCGTCGTACGCGAGCCGAGGTGCGTGAGGTCCGGATACGCGGCACTGCCGCCGACGAAGTGGCCGCGCACCGAGTGGCAGGAGAAGCACGTCTTCGACTGGAAGAGCTGACGCCCTTTTGCGATGAGCGCCGGATCCTCGTCGTGCGCGGGAAACTGCTGGGCGCGCCAGGATTCCAGTGGCTTGAGATCGAACTCCTCGGAGTACCCGGGCTCGTTGCGCTTCCAGTCGGTTTTGTACGAGGCAAACTGCGCCTTCGCTGGTTCGCCGGCGTTCGCCGGGGCCGCAGCCGGCACGACGCGCGCCGGCGCGATCTGCTGCTCGAGCCACTCGTTGAACTCGCGTGGCCCGAGCGCGATGACGCGGAAGCGCATGACCGCATGCGAGTCGCCGCAGTACTCAGCGCATTGGCCCCAGAAGTAACCCGGCTCGTCGGCCTTCAGCCAAAGGAAATTCGCGCGGTTCGGGATCATGTCCACTTTGCCGGCGAGGCGAGGCACCCAAAAGCTATGGATCACATCCATCCCGCGCAGATCGATCCGCACCGGCCGGCCGGCCGGAATCACGAGCTCGTTGCTGGTCACGAGCGAACCCACGTTGGGAATCTGCTCGTTGGGATACTCGAAACGGAACCACCACTGATAGCCTTGCGCGGTGATCGGGTAGGCATCGGCTTTCTCCTCCGCGGGCACGTCGTGCGTGTACCAGATCCCTTTCAGCGTGGGCACGGCGATGACCACGAGCGCGAGCACGGAAGCGCCGATGAGGCTCAACTCGATCAGCGGGTTGCCGTGGCTCTGCGGCGGCGGCGCGGCGTGTTCGTCGGCGGCATTGCGGGCGCGGAACTTGAGGATGGCGTAAGCCAGCGTGCTGCCGACCAGGACAAAAATCACGAGCACCACCCAGACCGTGACGTGAAACACCTCCGCCTGCGCCCGCGCTACCGGACCGTCGGCATGCACTGCCGACATCGGTCCATCCATGCGCCAAAACTTCAGGTCACAACCCGGCAGGAGGGCGAGCGCCCCGAGGGCTAAGCCGCTGCGCAGCCAGCGGGTAAGGCGGGATCGCCACGGGGTTTCGGTCGGGAGGGAGAATGAACGCATGTTCTAGCTAGGAGAAGGAAAGTTTATCCAAATGGCGGGCCGGAAACAGTCTGTGAAGCCTCGGTCATTTCAAGCCCGAATCCGCGTTTTTTGGCCGAGAGTGCGCATTTATTGCCCTGCTTAATCATTCTATTAGCAGCCTGCAAGAACGCGTGCCGAAGGCGCGGTCACTTGCGTTTTGCTAATTCCTCCCTCCGGTGCGTCGCCATGAAAATCCGTCTTCTGCTCCCGACGCTGCTCGTTGCGCTGCTGGTCACCGCCTGCGGCAAAAAAGAGTCCGCGACCACCGCTTCGCCCGCGACCCAGTCCGGTCCGCGTACCGTCGAAATCACGGCCGGGGACAACATGAAGTTCAACCTGAGCCGGATCGAGGCGAAGGCCGGCGAAGAGCTCAAGGTGGTGCTCACCAACATCGGTTCGCAGCCGAAAGAGGTGATGGGCCACAACTGGATCCTCCTGAAACTGGGCACCGAGGTGGAGGCGTTTGACCGTGCGGCGGCGCAGGCGAAAGCGACCGACTACATCCCGGCGGATCAGCAGGCCCAGATCATCGTGCACACCAAGCTGCTCGGGCCGCGCAAGTCGGACGAAGTCTCTTTCACCGTGCCGTCAGCGCCGGGCGAGTATCCGTTCCTCTGTTCCTTCCCCGGCCATTACCAAGTCGGGATGAAGGGCGTGCTCGTCGTGCGTTGAGGCGCACGACGCAGTTTAGGATTTCGGGCTCGCAGTTTTGAGTTCCGCACCAGGTTGCGTTCAGGAGTGTCGCGACCGCGATGTGTGTCGCGGTCGGTGACAACTCGGAACTCAAAACCCGCAACTCAGAACGCAGAACCCAGCATTGCCGCGCACGTCAGTGCGCGACCGGCCACCACTGGTAGAGGAAGAAATAAACCAGCACGCCGGTCACGCTGACGTAGAGCCAGATGGGGTAAGTCCATCGCGCCCAGGCGCGATGGCGGTCGATCTGGCCGTTGAGCGCGAGCCAGAAGGTCCGCGGCACCAGATACGCGATGGCCATCGCGAGCACGACGTGCGTGAGCAGCATCGCATAGTAGACCGGCCGGATGATTCCCGTGCCGCCGAACGGCGTGTGCACACCGCGCACGAGCGCCTTGTGGGTCACGTAGCTGATCAGGAACACCGCCGAGACGACGCCTGCGGTGAGCATCAGCCGGCGATGCGTCTGAATCCGGGCCGAGCGGACGCTTGTGTCGTGCGCGCGCTGCGCCGCCTTGATTTGCAGGAAACCCGCCGTGATCAGGACGGTCGCCGTGGCGTTGAGCGCGGCATTCAGCGCGGGAATGTCTTGAATGGTCATGACACCAGAAAGAGCCGATCGATCACCAAGGCGCCGAGCACCAGTGGGAGGTAGCCGATCGACGCGAAAAACAATTTCCGGGCCGCGCGGTCGCGCGTGGCGGGCTGCATGAACTTGATCGCCTGCCACAGAAACCAGAGGCCGGTGACCGCCGCGGCCACGCCGTAGAACCACGTGGTCAGTCCCCAGAGCAGCGGCAGCAGGCTCGTCACCAGCAGCGCGGCGGTGTTGATCAATGACCACAGCGCCACGCGTTCGCCCGATTCATCGCGCACCGGCAGCATGGGGAAGTGGACGGCAGAGTAGTCCTTCCGATACGTCCACGCGACGGCCATGAAATGCGGCACCTGCCAGAAGAACAGCACGCCGAACAGCACCCAGCCGAGCGCGGTTACGCGGCCTTCGCCGGCGCTCCATCCGATCAACGGCGGAAACGCACCGGCGACGGCTCCGATCTCGGTGCTCCAGCGCGACCAGCGTTTCGCCGGCGTATACCAGCCGAGATAGGAGAAAATCGTCAGCAGCGTGAACAACGCCGCGAGCGGGTGCACCAGCGCGTAGAGCAAAAACAGCGAGCCGATGCACATCAACACGCCGAGCACAAACGCCGAGCCCGTCGCCACCTTGCCGGCGGGAATTGGACGGTCGGCCGTCCGCTTCATGTGAGCATCGGTGTCGTGCTCCAGCCACTGGTTCAGTGCGGCCACACCGCCCGCCGCCGCCGAGGTGCCGAGCACGAGCAGCGCGAGTTGGATCGGATCCCACGGTGGCCGCGCCGCCAGATAACCGACGAGGGCCGTCATCACCGACAGCATGCTGAGCCGCGGCTTCGTCAGCTCGAGGTAGTCCGAGAACTTCGCGTTCGATGCCGGCGTCGTGCTCATGCGGCCGATTTCTCTTCGATCAGGTCGCGATGCGCCAGCCACGTCAGCCAGAATGTCACGCCAAGCGTAAGCGCGCCCACCAGCACGTGGCCGGTGGTCATGTGCGGCGAGCGCTGCGTCCAGATGACGGCGGCGCCCAGCATGATTTGCAGCGCCAGGAGGGAAAGCATGACCGAGGCGCCGAGTTGGATACCAATCGACAACGCCCGATTGCGGCGGATCTGCACGAAAAACCAGAGCAGCGCGCCCGTGATCACTACCGCCATGACACGATGGGCAAAGTTGATCCCGATGCGGAAGTTCCAGAAATCAGGCAGCCAGTCGCCCTGGATCGTCGAATACGGGAACGTGGGAATCGCGAGCCCGGCGAAACTGTGCCGCATCACGGAAGCAATCCCGAGCTGCACGAAAATCAGCGCGCAGCACACGAGCCCGGCGCGCCGCAACCCGGCGGTGACGGGCAGACTGCGACTGCGCCAGCTGCGACTGCAGGCCACGGCGATCGCGATCAGCGTGCAGACGAACAGTTGCGCCAGGCAGGCGTGCAGCATCGCGAACAGCCGGCCAACGCTGGTGTTCACCATCTCCACGTGTTGGTGATCGAGCAGCACGCGCAGTCCGCCGACCAGCGCTTGGAACAACACCAGAGCGACAGCAAATAGCCCGAGCTTGCGCAGCCACCCACGGGACTCGGTCCGCCACAACCAGACGGCGAGCACGAGGGTGATTGTGCTCATCACGCCGGCGCTGAGCCGGTGCGAATGTTCGGCGAACATGGCGAGGTCCTCGAGCCAGCCGGTCGGATTGAGCGAGCCGTTGGAGAGCGGCCAGTCGGGGAAAACCATCCCGGCGCCGATGCTGGTGGTAAACGCGCCGAGCACGACGAGCACGAAAACCCAGGCAGCGCCCAGCGCGGCAAACCAAGCCAGCGCCGGTTTGTAGTCCGCCGTGCGACGATCAGGGGGGGAGGAATCCATGAGAAAGGGAGTTTTGCAGCAGAAGCGCCCTTGCTGGCATGGGCAAACCCTTTGACAAAATTTTCGATCGGCGAATCCGTTGCACGATGAAATCTTATGTTTCGGCATCCGCGCGATCGATGCGCCGTTCCGTACTGGTCTCGATCCTCGCCGCCTGGGGCGTCGTCGTGCTGGCGGGCTGCGGCCGCAGCGAAACCGCGGCGCAGGCGAAACCGGAACCTGGATATCCGCTCACGGGCGAAATCGTGGAGGTGAACCCGGCGGAAAACGTGTTGGTGGTGCGGCACGACGACATCCCCGGCCTGATGCCCGCGATGACGATGGAGTTCACTGCTACGCCAGGCGATGTGGCGCTGGCGAAACCGGGCCAGAAGATTCGCGCGCGTTTGATCAAAGCCGGCGAGGGCGACTGGCGGCTCGAACGGATCTGGCCGATGGATCCGGCGCAGGTGAAGGAGATTGAGGCGCGGGCGAACGCGCTGCGGCAGGAAACCCTCGCCCGCGGTCGCGGCGTGTACCGCGAGATCGGCGAGAAGATGCCCGAGTTCGCGCTTTACGATCAGGAGGGGCGGGTGGTGCAAAGCGGCCGGTTCGCCGGCAAGCAGGTCATGCTGAACTTCATCTTCACGCGCTGCCCGGTGGCGACGATGTGCCCCGCTTCCACGGCGAAGATGGGCATCGCCCAAAAGCTCGCGCGCGAAGCCGGCGTGACCAACCTTGAGCTCGTCTCGATCACCTTGGACCCGGCTTACGACACGCCGGGCGTGTTGAAGGAATACGCCACCACGCGTGGCATCGATACCAGCAACTTCTCATTCCTGACCGGACCGGAGAACGCAGTGCGCGATCTGCTCGCGCAATTCGGCGTCCTGGCCGAGCCCGACAAGGACGATTTGGTGAAA is part of the Opitutus terrae PB90-1 genome and harbors:
- the ctaD gene encoding cytochrome c oxidase subunit I encodes the protein MDATVKSPFIATQPKAPAKPLVFWRPTAKTGLMSWLTTVDHKRIGFLYGFFGLFFFLVGGFEALLIRLQLMFPNNDLLTAQQYNTMFTMHGTTMIFLAVMPIGAAFFNFIMPLQIGARDVAFPRLNAFSLWTFVAGAIIVNIGWFLPDGAPNAGWFGYAPLTSRNFIPQNSVDFWVMGLQLLGVASIAAALNFIVTIINLRAPGLTMMRVPVFTWMTLITSFLIILSFPAITIALVELMMDRQFGTNFFEVSNGGMPILWQHLFWIFGHPEVYILILPAMGIVSEILPTFSRKPLFGYPIVVFSGAAIGFLGFGVWSHHMFTTGMGTVATAAFALATMAIAVPTGVKIFNWIGTIWNGHLQMRTPMMFALGFIWMFMIGGFSGVMHAAAPHDAQQQDSYFVVAHFHYVLIGGSLFALLAGIHYWFPLMFGRKVSEFWGKLSFWVIFVGFNVTFFPMHFLGLNGMPRRTFTYDGNMGWNAGNFVSSVGAIILGLGVAIYFGVMVYTYLKGERVGRDPWDGRTLEWSLPTPPPEYNYAVTPTVHARDAFWYEKHHRDEIAREKSEHAQAEEAHGGIHMPHQSIYPFITSLGILIGAFAVSGLDSNAGQHKLLIAIVGGVIMLAGIYLWALEGSDGYHLHVDKDGNVVADESTQTDAPTPDTVH
- the coxB gene encoding cytochrome c oxidase subunit II, whose translation is MRSFSLPTETPWRSRLTRWLRSGLALGALALLPGCDLKFWRMDGPMSAVHADGPVARAQAEVFHVTVWVVLVIFVLVGSTLAYAILKFRARNAADEHAAPPPQSHGNPLIELSLIGASVLALVVIAVPTLKGIWYTHDVPAEEKADAYPITAQGYQWWFRFEYPNEQIPNVGSLVTSNELVIPAGRPVRIDLRGMDVIHSFWVPRLAGKVDMIPNRANFLWLKADEPGYFWGQCAEYCGDSHAVMRFRVIALGPREFNEWLEQQIAPARVVPAAAPANAGEPAKAQFASYKTDWKRNEPGYSEEFDLKPLESWRAQQFPAHDEDPALIAKGRQLFQSKTCFSCHSVRGHFVGGSAAYPDLTHLGSRTTIAAGLLQNTPEQLARWLAHPNVVKPGNRMWTEGYQKNNIQLTPDDVTALVAYLQSLK
- a CDS encoding plastocyanin/azurin family copper-binding protein; this encodes MKIRLLLPTLLVALLVTACGKKESATTASPATQSGPRTVEITAGDNMKFNLSRIEAKAGEELKVVLTNIGSQPKEVMGHNWILLKLGTEVEAFDRAAAQAKATDYIPADQQAQIIVHTKLLGPRKSDEVSFTVPSAPGEYPFLCSFPGHYQVGMKGVLVVR
- a CDS encoding DUF420 domain-containing protein, which produces MTIQDIPALNAALNATATVLITAGFLQIKAAQRAHDTSVRSARIQTHRRLMLTAGVVSAVFLISYVTHKALVRGVHTPFGGTGIIRPVYYAMLLTHVVLAMAIAYLVPRTFWLALNGQIDRHRAWARWTYPIWLYVSVTGVLVYFFLYQWWPVAH
- the cyoE gene encoding heme o synthase is translated as MSTTPASNAKFSDYLELTKPRLSMLSVMTALVGYLAARPPWDPIQLALLVLGTSAAAGGVAALNQWLEHDTDAHMKRTADRPIPAGKVATGSAFVLGVLMCIGSLFLLYALVHPLAALFTLLTIFSYLGWYTPAKRWSRWSTEIGAVAGAFPPLIGWSAGEGRVTALGWVLFGVLFFWQVPHFMAVAWTYRKDYSAVHFPMLPVRDESGERVALWSLINTAALLVTSLLPLLWGLTTWFYGVAAAVTGLWFLWQAIKFMQPATRDRAARKLFFASIGYLPLVLGALVIDRLFLVS
- a CDS encoding COX15/CtaA family protein, which translates into the protein MDSSPPDRRTADYKPALAWFAALGAAWVFVLVVLGAFTTSIGAGMVFPDWPLSNGSLNPTGWLEDLAMFAEHSHRLSAGVMSTITLVLAVWLWRTESRGWLRKLGLFAVALVLFQALVGGLRVLLDHQHVEMVNTSVGRLFAMLHACLAQLFVCTLIAIAVACSRSWRSRSLPVTAGLRRAGLVCCALIFVQLGIASVMRHSFAGLAIPTFPYSTIQGDWLPDFWNFRIGINFAHRVMAVVITGALLWFFVQIRRNRALSIGIQLGASVMLSLLALQIMLGAAVIWTQRSPHMTTGHVLVGALTLGVTFWLTWLAHRDLIEEKSAA
- a CDS encoding SCO family protein, translated to MRRSVLVSILAAWGVVVLAGCGRSETAAQAKPEPGYPLTGEIVEVNPAENVLVVRHDDIPGLMPAMTMEFTATPGDVALAKPGQKIRARLIKAGEGDWRLERIWPMDPAQVKEIEARANALRQETLARGRGVYREIGEKMPEFALYDQEGRVVQSGRFAGKQVMLNFIFTRCPVATMCPASTAKMGIAQKLAREAGVTNLELVSITLDPAYDTPGVLKEYATTRGIDTSNFSFLTGPENAVRDLLAQFGVLAEPDKDDLVKHTLATILIDEKGRIVHRTDGSSWDPKEFVPKMKRG